A region of the Cyprinus carpio isolate SPL01 chromosome A14, ASM1834038v1, whole genome shotgun sequence genome:
GTTTCACTTTATGTTGATGGTCCCTTCGACAAgctgacatgtacttgcaaagttactatTCATCAGCAGAATGTCTGTTGGGAGTCCGTgacaataaagagttagcagatattaagcaaacAGTCTACTGATACTCTAATGTGAGTTAGTACACATGTTACTTAGTGTCAATAGAATGTTCAGAATAAAGAGTTACAGACCAACATTCTAAAGCTACATTTGCATTCCATGTATCATCAGAAGAACAGTTAGAAGAACAATAGAAGAACAGTTATTTTCTCAGAGGGACAGAAATATTACAGTCTCGTCTTTGTGTTATAAAACACAGGTGCGCACCAGTGCAGAGAAAGCCCAGACGTTCTTATTGAATAGGAACTCCAGGTTGTTGCGGCGCACGTAAGCCAGACTGCCGATGAACGCCAGCAGCAAACCAAGCATCAGCGGCCCGGCGTAGTTGGGAGGCCTGATCACCCGGATCTGAAGGACACGCGACAGACAGCATGTTAAAGCCTGGTGTGAGCCTTCAGCTCAGATTCTCAGTGTGTCTGCACTGGTCTCACATGCACGTCTGTCCGGTCGGCCACCCATCGAGCCAGCTGTTCGGCCGCAAAGCCTCGGACCTGCAGCTCGTACGTGTCGGCTCGCTTCGGTTTGCCTTTGGCCGGGAAGTTGATGAACGTCGGAGCCGAGTTCATGTTGAGCTGTCACAGAAGGACAATACAGTGATGAATTCTTAATATCACAATGCATCTGAAACAGCTTTACTTTTGAGTGAGTGATAGGTTAGTGTTAACCTACATTCAGATACATGTATGTACACGCaatacatttcactttaaaacaaatcccattATGGAAGCAGACGTTGTTTGATTTTCTGTTCTCTTTAAAACTGCAAgagttcaaacattcactgatgctccagaagaaaacatgatgcattaagagccgggggtgaaaacttttgaatttaaagatcaaggtaaattgtatcTAATTTGTGTtctgggaaacatgcaagtatcttctgttgcttccgaagggcagaactaaatggaaaaaaatgatatttcaacaaaataagaaaaatttggacatattcgtcctgttcaaaagttttcacccccctggctcttaatgcatcgtgtttccttctggagcatcagtgaacgtttgaaccttttttaatagttgtgtttgagtgcctcagttgtggatcatcaggtaaccacacacagtattaagaaccatgAATGgggatattttaataatttcagcatttttttttctcttgtggactaaatgtaaacatcttttatgtacaatatcttactcaggacagtactaaataaaaaataacatgcatttagtatgatctctcttatttttttgaaaatgattcacactttcacagattctgcaaggggtgcccaaactttcgagccccactgtaAAACACATTCAGGACGGTTACCATCTGGAAAACATCCGAGCCTTCATCAAAATCCACCATCGCAAAGAAAATCCTGTTAGTAAACGCATTCGAGTAACGCCAAGAGTTGGCAAGGATCTGGTACTCTTCATCCGCCTGTCTGGAAACAAACGAGAAACACAGAAACATGTCAAGTTTTACAGAACACTGATAACTGAGTGCAAAGCTTTTAGGTTTCAGTGTCAAGCATAACAAAAACGGAAAtgcaaaaataacgacttttaataaataaacagctttcGATGTTTCTATTTACTTCCACTTCACATCGTGGTCAGGGCTAAATGTTTTATCTGAGATTTTTAACAGCTTTGCTAACAGTAAGGACACGGCGAGACAGCAGAATGAGTTCCCAGGTCCCTCACTTGCAGACTCCGCACTGTCTCTGCGGCTGCAGCGCCGTGAACATGATGATGACCGAGTAGTTCCGTGGAGGGGCTCGGATCAGCCTCCTGAACTTCTCTCCGTTCAGCCGGATCACTGCACGCTTACTGGTCCACTCCATCATCTGACTGACCTTCTCTGACAGCAGggtctgcagacacacacacacacacacacacacacacacacacacactactggtccacacacacaccctaataaagtggccagtgagtgtatatatatttacacacacacgcacacacacgcacacacacacacacacagacacacacacacacacagatacacacacacagatacacacagacagacacacacacagacacacacagacacaggtcACCCATTCATTCAGATCATACATTATTCATCACCGGTTCAGTCTTTAAGCAGTAACCTCATGTTTCTGCTCTATATTATATGCATACTAGCATGAAGAACACAAAGTAGTAATAACACATCAAGAGCAGGAAGCTTAGCTTAGTTTGCATACAGGGCCAAGTGTGTCACCTCATAACACACAGAGGAAAACCGAGAACAGTAATTCATCTCAAGTGATTTATAGGATCACAGTgttcaaaaaatgcaaaattataaaaattgatTGTGTCATTAATCCCTTGTGGCTGTGAGACAGAGCGAGTCTGAGAGCCATGAGATCATCTGAGTGAGCACTGAGCTCAATGTCTAAAAACCCAATTCAAATCCACTGACCTCCTTCTTTTTCTGTCCATCTGCCGGCGCGCCCTGTAAACTAACAGCGAGGAAAACAACTATCAAaagtttataaaacatttctgaagCTGCCACTGCGTCCACGACAGTACTGCAGGAACTCTTTTCCGCTTCCTATTGGTGGAGCTCAGCGATGCGGAAGTGTCCGGGGAACgatcgtaaaaaaaataaaagtttcaagcGACATGctcaaaactttcaaaataaaagctttttttttttttttttttttttttttaaatcaaaaaaagattttttagatCTTTATTAATGGTTGCTTAAAAAAATTCCCGAATTACATAacatagaaaacaaataaatatattaagcaaataaagaaattatgGACAtgtctgtgaaaataaaaaattaagcaaataaagaaattatgGACATGTCTGTGGAAATAAAAAAGTATACGGAATTATGTAAATCCCTTTTGTGtactatatttatttcatttttttttttttttttttgcaaactcgCTCTCTTTCTAAAGCTGATTATTAATTTTCTACTTGCTGTTGCTAGTAAAGTGTGTATAATAATAGCCTGtgtattttatctattttctTCCGGGTGCCCAGAACGATACACCaacatgtttaatgttttattgaatattatgaataatttacataCAGTTAAAGCTTGCGGATACAGCTGTACAATCAAAAGACAccgtttaaaaatgaaaacaaagaaagcagaATCACATGCTCGCTCTTTATTTCGTCATTTCTCCgaaatattatttatgaaattataattttttctctttaatagtttaaaaatgaaattaaatgaagatgttaaattacttaaaaatgaaacGAAATGGACGGAAACATCCCGAGATGCACTGACGCATCTGCGCGCTAAACACCCGGTGCGTGCGCGCTCCCGCTGCtgtgagcgagcgagcgagtAAGGAGGAAGATGGCGGCGCTGATCCTCCCGACTGACTGGATAAAAAACTGGGACAAATCCGGCAAAAATGAGTTGTGAGTAAAAGTTTAAGAATCCGATGGGAAATGTCGTTGAAAATAAAGTCATGTGCATTTTATCTGTGCGGTATCGCCGCGGGTGATTGTCGAAATCACGAATCATCTTCTCCTCATTGTGAATATCCACAGCTAGTGCGCGTTCTAGACCCATGACTTAAAgttcaactaaaaaaaacaataaacctaGGCCTAAGTGTACCACTAACCAAACAAAGCACATAAAGCCTTTCGCTTCTGCACGTGGATGTGTAAGGCACGTTATCGGGCACTTCGGTATTTTCCATTTATGTAACGTCAGTGTGCTAACGGTTAGCATTAGCATGTGCATTCTTATCAGTGTGTGTTACACAGAATGTAACGTGTGTTGCATGCTGGTACACACGCTCTCAAACACCCTGAGCAGACCTGAAGTCCATATTCTGGGGTGTTAGGAGGGTGTGTGTAGTGTAAGCTGTAGATAGCTGTGCTAAAGAGTTCAAGCTCATGTTTATAAGCGCCCCGGTAGCGTTAGATATTGTTGTGAGATTTTGGTTGCGTCTCGAAACATAGTGATCTGACCTGTCTAGGTAGCATTTATGAGAAGCACAGTCAGAAAAACTACTGAGCGGTCTGACTGTTGACACCTAGCTTGCTGTCTACTTGGGGTGCATTGTAGACAGCTTTGTGAGGATGGTGCACTTGTGATGTAGTGAGATGCCAATGCATCCTAAACCTGAGGATGTTCTGGTCTAGACAGCAATGTTGGGCGTCTTGGTTTAAATACTTAGGAAACTGGTTTTGTATTCAGTGTTGTAGATGTAGTGTGTAAAAGTCTTCCAGCATCATGTTTGTCATACGGCGGAGATCGTGGTGCTGGATAACAGACATAAACACGCGTTAAATGTTTAGTGTGTGGTAAATTGGGTCATTAGTAAACCTGACATAAAGTTGATCTCTTATGCCCCAAAATTATTATACCTCATTCTCTTTTGAATTCAATGCAGTTGacataatctttttttgtttgttgcttatGTGTTTCACTTATCTGTCGTTTCTGTTTCTAGTTTACAGTTTTTCCAGGACCTTGCGGGGAAACCCAGCAGTGATGAATTTGTTAAGGGTGAGTTCAATTCCTAATTCTTAGCCTCAGGGCTTGTGACGGTGGCAATTTGTTTGCCACCGTAGTGGttgtgtatataattatttacgcTAATAATTCACGTTGCACAAGTTACGGTTCAAAGGATTAATTCACTTCCGGAATAAAGATTTCCTGATCATTTCCTCACCTCCATGTCTTTCTGTCTtgagtcgcaaagaaattaaggtttttgaggaaaacattccaggatttttccaAAGAAACTGATTAAAAGGTCAGAAGAGCaggtttttaattttctgtttttaattttcagttgttCTATACAATTTTTGCTAATAAACTTAAATACCCCTTATAGAATATTcaagattttaatgattttaacaaaataaagagGGTGTTATCACAGGCCCTTACATTAGGTCATATaagatcaaaagaaaaaaaaacaaattaacacatttttattttcagcaatGTCGCCTATTCATTTCAGCAGTAATAAATAGCATAGATTGTATTCTGTTTTACTAATGCAGTGATGAATGGTAAGTGTTCTAGTACCTGTTATGCGTCTGCTAGAGATGTTTCAGTTCACCGTGTTCAGTgtctgtaaccaacagggcactcagtattctgggaagttcgtgtgcattgggaatcatgtttttcaaataaagccaaggtaacactaattttacacacagcacaca
Encoded here:
- the LOC109072819 gene encoding magnesium transporter protein 1-like, which gives rise to MFYKLLIVVFLAVSLQGAPADGQKKKETLLSEKVSQMMEWTSKRAVIRLNGEKFRRLIRAPPRNYSVIIMFTALQPQRQCGVCKQADEEYQILANSWRYSNAFTNRIFFAMVDFDEGSDVFQMLNMNSAPTFINFPAKGKPKRADTYELQVRGFAAEQLARWVADRTDVHIRVIRPPNYAGPLMLGLLLAFIGSLAYVRRNNLEFLFNKNVWAFSALCFVLIMTSNQKPNQIPRTPYAHKNPNTGQVSYIHGSSQAQFVAETHIVLLFNAAVTLGIVLLHEAATSDLDVGKRKIMCVAGIGLVVLFFSWLLSIFRAKYHGYPYSFLLG